From Trichoplusia ni isolate ovarian cell line Hi5 chromosome 11, tn1, whole genome shotgun sequence, the proteins below share one genomic window:
- the LOC113498764 gene encoding uncharacterized protein LOC113498764 isoform X2, giving the protein MMKAILVLALVASAFSAPQPRKDFHEHVQEFIDIIMEDAGHDLEHLLEHYEEFDEFWVAVNYMRTNNFKDIVYEMESLPEFVAVIDFLENDNIDVHYFLDLFNDLLESSKKSKQTRHTLSGRDFTSFVKDSISEFPKAKLAALFDQKMNEDEAFRVAIENLQSDEWDQVFGALWDSPVFQAEVKTLSENGIEISVLLDELKAIFGQ; this is encoded by the exons ATGATGAAGGCAATCCTTGTTCTCGCCCTTGTGGCATCAGCTTTCTCCGCTCCGCAGCCAAGGAAGGACTTCCATGAACATGTCCAGGAGTTCATTGACATCATCATGGAGGATGCTGGCCATGACCTGGAGCACCTTCTTGAGCACTACGAGGAGTTCGATGAGTTCTGGGTTGCCGTCAACTACATGAGGACCAACAACTTCAAGGACATCGTTTATGAGATGGAATCGTTGCCCGAATTTGTTGCT gTGATCGACTTCTTAGAAAACGACAACATTGATGTCCACTACTTCCTGGACCTATTCAACGACCTTCTTG AGTCCTCCAAGAAATCGAAGCAAACCCGCCACACCCTCAGCGGCCGCGACTTCACTTCCTTCGTCAAGGACTCCATCAGCGAGTTCCCCAAGGCCAAGCTCGCAGCGCTCTTCGACCAGAAGATGAACGAGGACGAGGCTTTCAGGGTTGCCATCGAGAACCTCCAGTCCGACGAGTGGGACCAGGTCTTCGGAGCCCTTTGGGACAGCCCTGTCTTCCAAGCTGAGGTCAAAACCCTCTCTGAGAACGGCATCGAGATCTCAGTTCTGCTGGATGAACTCAAAGCCATTTTTGGACAGTAA
- the LOC113498764 gene encoding uncharacterized protein LOC113498764 isoform X1 translates to MMKAILVLALVASAFSAPQPRKDFHEHVQEFIDIIMEDAGHDLEHLLEHYEEFDEFWVAVNYMRTNNFKDIVYEMESLPEFVAVIDFLENDNIDVHYFLDLFNDLLVITESSKKSKQTRHTLSGRDFTSFVKDSISEFPKAKLAALFDQKMNEDEAFRVAIENLQSDEWDQVFGALWDSPVFQAEVKTLSENGIEISVLLDELKAIFGQ, encoded by the exons ATGATGAAGGCAATCCTTGTTCTCGCCCTTGTGGCATCAGCTTTCTCCGCTCCGCAGCCAAGGAAGGACTTCCATGAACATGTCCAGGAGTTCATTGACATCATCATGGAGGATGCTGGCCATGACCTGGAGCACCTTCTTGAGCACTACGAGGAGTTCGATGAGTTCTGGGTTGCCGTCAACTACATGAGGACCAACAACTTCAAGGACATCGTTTATGAGATGGAATCGTTGCCCGAATTTGTTGCT gTGATCGACTTCTTAGAAAACGACAACATTGATGTCCACTACTTCCTGGACCTATTCAACGACCTTCTTG tcatcACAGAGTCCTCCAAGAAATCGAAGCAAACCCGCCACACCCTCAGCGGCCGCGACTTCACTTCCTTCGTCAAGGACTCCATCAGCGAGTTCCCCAAGGCCAAGCTCGCAGCGCTCTTCGACCAGAAGATGAACGAGGACGAGGCTTTCAGGGTTGCCATCGAGAACCTCCAGTCCGACGAGTGGGACCAGGTCTTCGGAGCCCTTTGGGACAGCCCTGTCTTCCAAGCTGAGGTCAAAACCCTCTCTGAGAACGGCATCGAGATCTCAGTTCTGCTGGATGAACTCAAAGCCATTTTTGGACAGTAA
- the LOC113498977 gene encoding uncharacterized protein LOC113498977, with amino-acid sequence MRNAFAVLVSLYIYLVSGFIVPSSKPETTLPTTSNTEETTEFDIKSTTFAAKFAVLPKSRTNIDEKDLYEHATEKQNNQSARAFVYINQRYKKPVRNNIFRLAAPLKAELVPPRRPTPAPFAVTHAPQVPCKPSTQDSRPMASAAVNPFFQGYDQIPDKQVPEIASYFVPPSIFRCNFNEESKKKQEEKTKPLTAHRDDERREYFELLKPPILRPVHRGGNSVLSRNEFSSLTASNVPYKEFYHKKYNVKNQYVPKTKLKVIDDRPIQMRKNIGFSRPYTHHPIFQNKELLHRAEDINFEGDFVNEDDPHRIMAYESNQEEDKLLDKYLKDTLEDQIINHDTVNRADCSYRECVLKSSKQYTNNGLLIKPECKCGRRVNMKQLDQFLAKDRSLREDGKYNDTLLQSAELSYYEDLLADEPNRNKLENEMNKPPNILNETSLTITLEQFPK; translated from the exons ATGAGAAATGCATTTGCTGTTTTAGTTTCCTTATATATTTACCTTGTTTCCGGATTTATTGTGCCCTCGAGTAAGCCAGAG acAACACTTCCTACCACTTCAAACACAGAGGAAACCACCGAGTTCGATATAAAATCAACGACTTTCGCAGCTAAATTCGCAGTGCTACCAAAGAGTAGAACTAACATCGATGAAAAAGACTTATACGAACACGCCACTGAGAAACAAAACAACCAGAGTGCACGAGCATTCGTCTACATTAACCAAAGGTATAAGAAGCCAGTACGGAACAATATATTTCGGTTAGCAGCCCCGCTAAAGGCAGAATTAGTACCACCACGGCGACCCACTCCAGCCCCTTTCGCAGTAACTCATGCACCACAAGTTCCCTGCAAACCTTCCACTCAAGACTCAAGACCCATGGCTTCGGCGGCAGTTAACCCTTTCTTTCAAGGATACGACCAGATACCAGACAAACAAGTTCCAGAAATCGCATCATATTTCGTACCGCCAAGCATATTCAGATGCAATTTTAACGAAGAGTCAAAGAAGAAACAAGAGGAAAAAACAAAACCGCTCACTGCACATAGAGATGATGAACGAAGAGAATATTTTGAACTCTTGAAACCGCCTATACTAAGACCTGTGCACAGAGGAGGTAATAGCGTTTTGTCTCGTAACGAATTTTCTTCGCTCACGGCCTCTAACGTTCCTTACAAGGAGTTTTACCATAAGAAGTATAACGTCAAAAATCAATACGTACCAAAAACAAAGCTGAAAGTAATTGATGATCGACCAATACAGATGCGGAAAAATATTGGCTTCAGTCGTCCATACACACACCATCCCATTTTCCAGAACAAAGAACTGCTTCACAGAGCTGAGGACATAAACTTCGAAGGTGACTTCGTAAACGAGGATGACCCTCATAGAATAATGGCATATGAAAGTAACCAAGAGGAAGACAAATTGTTAGACAAGTACTTAAAGGATACGTTAGAAGATCAAATAATCAATCATGATACTGTAAATCGAGCTGACTGCAGCTATCgtgaatgtgttttaaaatcttctaaacaatatacaaacaacggtttactcattaAGCCGGAATGTAAATGTGGTCGACGAGTAAACATGAAACAACTTGATCAATTCCTAGCGAAAGACAGATCACTAAGAGAGGACGGGAAATACAACGACACGTTACTCCAATCTGCTGAACTAAGTTACTACGAAGACTTGTTAGCTGATGAACCAAACCGCAATAAATTGGAGAATGAAATGAACAAACCGCCTAACATACTAAACGAAACTTCTTTGACTATTACTTTAGAGCAatttcccaaataa
- the LOC113498765 gene encoding uncharacterized protein LOC113498765: protein MSAKNDKTLESTSTQTEADSSSSSDFIDDYSQLRLSYYQQRSEFDISTTDSYSDETFNTAETDLSEVPKDPKETERQKLRDYYISQIPDLPHPAYTVASIISAASRKMGPIHFRYNDRIEQGDEIRDSRNDLEFAPERRSTLKPNQFPNN, encoded by the coding sequence ATGAGTGCCAAGAACGATAAAACCTTGGAATCGACGTCAACACAAACAGAAGCTGACAGCTCCAGCTCATCAGACTTCATCGACGATTACTCGCAACTCCGACTGTCATATTACCAACAACGATCTGAATTCGACATATCCACGACAGACAGTTATAGTGACGAGACATTCAATACAGCAGAAACAGACTTGAGTGAAGTTCCCAAAGACCCGAAAGAAACAGAACGACAGAAACTCCGAGATTATTACATTTCTCAAATCCCAGATTTGCCGCATCCGGCTTACACCGTGGCGTCTATAATCTCGGCCGCGTCCCGCAAGATGGGACCCATTCACTTCAGATATAATGATAGAATCGAACAGGGCGACGAAATTCGTGATTCACGTAACGACTTGGAATTTGCTCCTGAACGGAGGTCGACTCTAAAACCCAATCAGTTTCCGAATAACTAA